In Cygnus atratus isolate AKBS03 ecotype Queensland, Australia chromosome 5, CAtr_DNAZoo_HiC_assembly, whole genome shotgun sequence, a single window of DNA contains:
- the LOC118244570 gene encoding tryptophan 5-hydroxylase 1 has translation MIEDNKENKDHASERGRTAIIFSLKNEVGGLVKALKLFQEKHVNLVHIESRKSKRRNSEFEIFVDCDSNREQLNEIFQLLKSHVSVVSMNPTEHFNVQEHDMENVPWFPKKISDLDKCANRVLMYGSDLDADHPGFKDNVYRKRRKYFADLAMNYKHGDPIPKIEFTEEEIKTWGTVYRELNKLYPTHACREYLKNLPLLTKYCGYREDNIPQLEDVSCFLKERTGFTIRPVAGYLSPRDFLAGLAFRVFHCTQYVRHSSDPLYTPEPDTCHELLGHVPLLAEPSFAQFSQEIGLASLGASDEAVQKLATCYFFTVEFGLCKQEGQLRVYGAGLLSSISELQHSLSGSAKVKPFDPKVTCKQECLITTFQEVYFVSESFEEAKEKMREFAKTIKRPFGVKYNPYTQSVQILKDTKSIASVVNELRHELDIVSDALSKMGKQLEV, from the exons GAGAAGCATGTAAATCTGGTGCACATCGAGTCACGGAAATCCAAGAGACGAAATTCTGAGTTTGAGATCTTTGTTGACTGTGACAGTAACAGGGAACAACTGAATGAGATCTTCCAGCTCCTCAAATCCCATGTCAGCGTTGTCTCTATGAACCCAACAGAACATTTCAACGTGCAGGAACATG ACATGGAGAATGTTCCCTGGTTTCCAAAGAAGATCTCAGATTTGGATAAGTGTGCAAACCGAGTGCTGATGTATGGGTCTGATTTGGATGCTGACCATCCA GGTTTCAAAGACAATGTCTATCGCAAGAGACGAAAGTATTTTGCAGACCTGGCTATGAACTACAAACA TGGTGACCCAATTCCCAAGATTGAATTCACAGAGGAGGAGATCAAGACCTGGGGGACTGTATACCGAGAGCTTAACAAGCTTTACCCAACTCATGCCTGCAGAGAGTACCTTAAAAACTTGCCCTTGCTCACCAAATACTGTGGGTACAGGGAGGACAATATTCCCCAGCTGGAAGATGTGTCCTGCTTCCTGAAAG AGCGCACAGGTTTCACCATCCGTCCTGTTGCTGGGTATCTGTCACCCAGGGACTTCTTGGCAGGATTAGCATTCAGAGTTTTTCACTGCACGCAGTATGTCAGACACAGCTCGGACCCTCTCTACACACCAGAGCC tgaTACCTGCCATGAGCTCCTAGGCCACGTCCCTCTTTTGGCTGAACCCAGTTTTGCTCAGTTCTCCCAGGAAATTGGTCTTGCATCACTTGGGGCATCAGACGAGGCTGTCCAAAAACTGGCAACA TGCTACTTCTTCACTGTAGAGTTTGGCTTGTGCAAGCAAGAGGGACAGCTAAGAGTTTATGGGGCTGGTTTGCTCTCTTCAATTAGTGAGCTCCAG CACTCACTCTCTGGCAGTGCCAAAGTCAAGCCTTTTGATCCAAAGGTCACCTGCAAGCAAGAATGTCTCATTACAACTTTCCAGGAGGtttactttgtttctgaaagttttgaagaagcaaaagaaaagatgag AGAGTTTGCAAAAACCATCAAGCGCCCATTTGGCGTGAAGTACAATCCATATACTCAAAGTGTGCAGATCCTGAAAGACACCAAGAGCATTGCCAGCGTGGTGAATGAGCTACGTCATGAGCTAGACATTGTCAGCGATGCCCTCAGCAAGATGGGCAAACAACTGGAAGTTTAA